In one Candidatus Desulfatibia profunda genomic region, the following are encoded:
- a CDS encoding alpha/beta hydrolase, with amino-acid sequence VPYRHGVSLFQAAPKGKMITYESGHNDCPPNWNVFWQDVESFLREAGVI; translated from the coding sequence GGTTCCCTATCGGCACGGCGTGTCCCTCTTCCAGGCCGCTCCAAAAGGCAAAATGATCACCTATGAAAGCGGCCACAACGATTGCCCCCCAAACTGGAACGTCTTCTGGCAAGATGTGGAATCATTTCTGCGTGAGGCCGGAGTCATTTAG